A region from the Triticum aestivum cultivar Chinese Spring chromosome 3D, IWGSC CS RefSeq v2.1, whole genome shotgun sequence genome encodes:
- the LOC123080512 gene encoding uncharacterized protein — protein MDGDGPPPAAPAPSVASVLGDDDLFREILLFLGFPNLLVRAALVSKRWLLHASDPVFLRRFRERNPPRLLGFYAGYPGRYQFVPLPQPRELVALSRRPASPCDGAFARGAERLIHCRNGRLLTAFRSRWRQLRGGRFKHYLLAPLLAGEAPTVLPPAPPPTHERAQARFTQMFLPEDGARDGITLVHLLMVSRKVYAEIYALGSGGWGVPGTAVIEVEHPHGTTFLEELLPPVHGKVFMVRTSGYILGLDLATSTFFTLELPVGVRRSYLLSCADDSGLYLVSAAGFQLSVWLNGMTGAGHGAAGWLLVDTFSIREGCTRFADQNQTLMPQDGDFLRVAAVGDNAEFVFLDYATYGVVLYVHLRSRVVEKVYEQAPYDHGNVHIGRIHISPFMMMWPPVFPALNRGHDKEQLSQHV, from the coding sequence ATGGACGGCGATGGACCGCCGCCGGCGGCCCCGGCCCCATCGGTGGCGTCGGTGCTCGGCGACGACGACCTCTTCCGCGAAATCCTCCTCTTCCTCGGCTTCCCCAACCTCCTCGTCCGCGCCGCCCTCGTCTCCAAGCGGTGGCTCCTCCACGCCTCCGATCCGGTCTTCCTCCGCCGCTTCCGCGAGCGCAACCCGCCCCGCCTGCTCGGATTCTACGCCGGCTACCCCGGCCGGTATCAGTTCGTGCCGCTCCCGCAGCCCCGGGAGCTGGTCGCCCTCtcgcgccgcccggcctccccctgcGACGGCGCCTTCGCCCGCGGAGCCGAGCGACTCATCCACTGCCGGAacggccgcctcctcaccgcgttCCGCAGCCGCTGGCGCCAGCTACGCGGCGGCAGATTCAAGCACTATCTCCTGGCGCCGCTGCTCGCCGGGGAGGCCCCAACCGTCCTCCCACCGGCACCGCCGCCCACCCATGAGCGCGCTCAAGCGAGATTCACCCAGATGTTCCTTCCAGAGGATGGGGCCCGCGACGGCATCACCTTGGTGCATCTCTTGATGGTCAGCCGAAAAGTCTATGCCGAAATATACGCCCTGGGATCCGGCGGATGGGGCGTCCCTGGCACCGCGGTGATAGAGGTAGAGCACCCGCATGGCACAACCTTCCTGGAAGAATTGCTGCCGCCCGTTCATGGCAAGGTCTTCATGGTGAGAACCTCTGGGTACATCCTGGGTCTTGATTTGGCCACGTCAACCTTCTTCACCCTCGAGCTCCCAGTTGGAGTGCGGCGCAGTTACCTGCTGTCATGTGCGGATGATTCCGGGCTTTATCTCGTCAGTGCAGCCGGATTTCAGCTCAGTGTGTGGCTGAATGGGATgaccggtgccggccatggcgcagCTGGTTGGTTGCTGGTGGACACATTCAGTATCCGTGAGGGATGCACACGTTTTGCTGATCAAAATCAGACTTTGATGCCACAAGATGGTGATTTTCTTCGTGTTGCTGCAGTCGGGGACAATGCCGAGTTTGTATTCTTGGATTATGCAACATATGGTGTTGTCCTTTATGTTCATCTGAGGAGCAGGGTGGTTGAGAAGGTGTATGAGCAGGCACCATATGACCATGGTAATGTTCATATAGGCCGCATACATATCTCTCCCTTTATGATGATGTGGCCACCTGTTTTCCCTGCACTGAACAGAGGACATGATAAAGAGCAATTATCTCAGCATGTTTGA